The genomic stretch GATGGAAGGCGATTCATCAATTTCCAGCTCTTTGGCGAGTTTAACGTCACACTGGAATGCTTTTTTCGCCGATGCAGAATACATATCGTCATGGAACTCATCCAAATCTAAGTTAGAAATTCTTGCACAATCCATTAAAATTTCATCTGCTGTAATATCTTGTTTATTTAAGAATAGTGCTTCTTGAATGGTGCGAAGAAAACGTGTGCCTGCTTTCCTTCCTTGCAGCTCAGCAGCTTTTACTGCCAATGATGTTCGCCATGGGAAGGAAACAGCATTATTCAGCAGCAAGTTATCCGGCTGCAGAACTGTTTTAGGATACGTGCATTCCCTTTTTTCGCGGACAAGCGGCTGATAATCTCCAGTTAAGATTGGACGTAACGTGAAGTACTGTCCGTATTCCATTGTCAGTTTTTTGAGTAAAGGCTCGAGGGACCAGCAATCTTTGCAAAGCGGATCGATAAAAACGTAAATCTCTACAGGTTTCTTAGAAGAGGAAGACAATCCGCAAAATCCACCGCAGTCATCCTCAGAGATTTGCTGGTTTGAATTGGAAGATTCCCAGATCATATCGATTCTCCTTTCTCTTCGTCTGGTGTGTTAATCATATGATGTGCAGTTAGCGCAAGTCGTTCAAAAATAATGCTGTTATAAGGTTCTTCCATACCGGTTTCCTCTAAGGCAGCTGCCATACAAGAAAGCCAAGCATCCTTACGCGTCGTTGTAATTTCAAAAGGGAGGTGCCGGTATCTTAATTTGGGATGACCATGCTCCTCTGTATAAAGTGGCGGTCCGCCGAAAAATTGAGTAAGGAACTGTGTTTGTTTGCGTCGGGTCTCACTTAAATCTTCTGGGAAGATTGGCTTTAATTGCGGGTGCTTTGCTACGCGTCGGTAAAAAGCATCCACAAGCCGTTCAAGTGCAGCCTGTCCGCCAATGTTTTCGTACAATGATTCCGAATGATTCATCGTTCTTCCTTTCTAATACAAAGCGATTACCTAACAGTTGCCCCTGCTTGTGAGGTCAACTGTTACTTATTTTAGCAGGCAATGCGCTGGTTGAGCAACTTATCTGTTTTCAAGAGAGTCATAGAATCGCTGAATCTTGTTCGGTGTCTTCCGTTTTGTTATATCATAATCGACAAGAATCGATTGGAATACAGACTGTCCATGTGCAAAAGTGTTAGCTTCTAATTCCAGCTCGTAGTCAACTGTATCTCCATATTCGCTTCGATCAAGTACAACCGTCGTATCATAATAAGCAGTTTCGCGTCGAATTGTTTTTAAACGGCCTCCGTACGCTAGTTCCTCGGTGCAAACGCCAAGCTCTTGAATCTGCTTTCTAATCTCAGGTCCTAATGTAATTTCTCCCTGTATCCAAGCATTCGCTTGTTCTGCTGTCAAAGTATCATGAGTTTCCAGCAGGCCGTCTTCATAGGGCTGTTTTAAAGTGGACTGGTATTCTCCATTTTTCTCACGGATCCTTAATGCAGCGCCATGCTGTTTGAGCTGAAAATCCTTTGTTTCAAAGTAATGATTCACTTGTTGAATTTCAGGTTCTTTTTCCATTTTTAATATTGTATATAATGTGTCAAATTCTGCTTTGGTGAGCAGATTTTTAAATTCAATTTCTACTTCTTGCGGCATGTGCTTACCCCCTGTACGTACATCTGTTGTTTTCCATTGTTATGCCAAGCTGCTTTTATGATACACTGAATGAAGAGATAATGCATCTGGAACAACTAGACGGGGCTGGTAAGAAAAGGGGCAATGTGAAACATGAACTGGGAAGTGTTTTTGGCACCATATGCACAAGTGGTTGAAGAACTGAAAGTAAAGTTGAAGGGGATGCGCTCTCAATTCGAATATGAATCACGCCATTCACCAATTGAATTCATTACAGGCCGTGTAAAACCGGTAAGCAGTATCTTACAGAAGGCAGCTACTAAACAAGTTACTGTTGATCTGCTTCATCGGGAAATCCAAGATATTGCTGGTCTGCGGATTGTTACACAGTTTGTAAATGATATTTATACAGTGGTTGGTATGCTGAAAGCGCGTAAAGATTTCGTCATTGTAGATGAGATTGATTATATTGTGCAGAAAAAAGACAGCGGCTACCGTTCTTATCATATGATCATTGAGTATCCAGTTGAAACCATTCATGGGGAAAAGAAAGTGCTGGCAGAGATTCAGATTCGGACGCTGGCGATGAACTTTTGGGCGACGAATGAGCATTCTCTTAACTATAAATATGATGGTCAAATTCCGGCAGATTTGAAGGCACGGTTAAAACGGGCAGCAGAAGCTGCATTCCGCCTGGATGAGGAAATGTCTAAAATCCGGGATGATGTTCGAGAAGCACAACGTATCTATCGTGATCAGCAGCAAATAAAAAAGCATAAATAGGGGTGTAAGCTGAGATGAAATATACGGTACTTTCAAGGGGAGATGAGAAGTCCGATCGTATCAAAGAGACGATCGTCGACCATCTCGCTCATTTCAATTTTGAATACGACGAAAAGGAGCCTGATCTTGCCATCTCTGTTGGAGGCGACGGCACGTTCCTGGAGAATTTCCATACGTTTGTCCACCGGTTGGACAGTACAGCTTTTATTGGTATCCATACCGGGCATTTAGGATTTTATGCTGACTGGGTCCCAGAGGAACTGGAGAAGCTGCTGCTTCAAGTAGCGAATAAACCGTACCATATCGTAGAGTACCCACTCTTGGCAATCTCGATTGCCCATAAGGACGGCAGAGTGGACGAGCATTTAGCCTTAAACGAATGCTCTGTTAAAACACCGGACGGTTCCGTTGTACTTGATCTCTCGATAAAAGGGGAGCACTTTGAGACATTTCGCGGAGACGGCCTTGTCATCTCAACACCTTCTGGCAGTACAGCATATAATAAGGCGCTAAACGGAGCGATTATCCATCCGTCACTTGCTTCCATTCAGGTGACAGAGCTAGCTTCTATTAATAATCGCGTATTCCGGACAATTGGTTCGCCGCTTATACTGCCGAGCCATCATCCATGTACGCTTCGCCCTGTCTTGGATAAAAGTTTCTTCATTGCCATTGATCACATGACCGAAAATCATACCGATATTGAGTCTATTACGTGTTCTGTAGCCAAGCAGCGCGTTCGCTTTGCTCGTTTTCGTCCTTTCCCGTTCTGGAAACGAGTACATGACTCCTTTATTGCAGATAAGAGGTAGCAATTATGAAATTGAGTTGGACTTTACAGGAAGAAGTCAGCCTGAAGGACTTCTTAAAGTCGCAAGGCGTATCCAGAAGATTATTCAAAACATTGAAAGAGGAGCCGGAGCTGGTAACACTCAATCAGCTGCCGGCCCTTCTTTGGTATACCGGAAAACCTGGCGATTGCTTGGAAGTAAAGCTGCCGGATGAGACAGCAGGTGGGTTTATGGAGCCAGAGCCGATGGACCTGGCTATAGTCTTTGAAGATGAGCATGTGCTGGTGCTTGATAAGCAGCCAGGAGCAGCAGTTATTCCTTCCATGAATCAGCCGAATGGAACAATTGCCAATGGTTTGCTTTGGCATTACAAGCAGCAAGGACTAGCTTATACGGTTCACATTCTGACAAGACTTGACCGTGATACTTCTGGTCTGATGCTTATTGCGAAACATCGATATGCGCACACCCTCTTGGCGGTAGACCAAAAACAGGGAAGAATTTATCGGTCTTATGCCGCACTTGCAGAAGGGCAGGTCAAACAGGAAGCGGGGTTCATTCATCAGCCGATTGGCAGAAAAGAAGATTCGATCATTGAGCGGGAAGTCAGACAAGATGGCCAAGATGCTTTGACTTATTATCGTATACAAGAAAGATTTGCTCGTCATACATTGCTGGAAATAAAACTCGCAACAGGAAGAACCCATCAGATTCGCGTGCATATGGCTTTTCTGGGTCATCCGCTAGCAGGGGACACACTTTATGGCGGCCGAACAGATGTGCTGAAGCGGCAAGCGCTGCACTCCCAGCAGCTGTGCTTTACCCATCCTTTTACGAAGCGCGTGCTCACTTTCCACGCGGCATTACCAGCTGACTTCTTAATCGAATGAGCGGAACTTTTCATTAACGAATGGCTGCTGTGATGGAACACTATAGAGCGTACGTTCAGGGAAGCGGCAGGCAGTCAGTTTGTTGCCGAAAACACAGCCGGTATCGATATTTATTGTATGGTGCATGATGCGTGCGTCCATAACAGGCGTATGTCCGTATATAATCCAATCATCGCCGTGGTAATGCTTGGCCCAGTCACGTCTGACAGGACGGCCAAGCTCATCCATCTCCCCGGTCGTATCACCGTACAGGACGAAGCTTTTCACCTTTTTCCCCTCTTTGCCAATAAGGGACTCCTTTATGCCAGCGTGTGCTGCAATCGCATTTATTTCTGGTAGCTGTTTATACAGAGGTGCTTTTTTGTATAGTTGCATGAACATATTCGTTAATTTTCGGCGCTTATTCGGCTCACATGCTTGTAATTCAGATACCGTTGTTTCTAACCCGTGTTTGACTTGTACATTATTGCCGAGTAAATAGCGGTATAACTTATCACAATGGTTACCGGGCACATAAAAGCCCAGTCCTGCTTCTGTCAGATGATAAGCAAGTTCAATGACGCCAATAGAATCTGGCCCGCGGTCCGTTAAATCACCGATGAAAAAAGGCTGCCGGCTGTCGGGATGAACTGGAAGATTATCTTTCAGTTCATAACCTAGCTCATGGAATAGATTAAGCAGTTCCGGCAAGCAGCCGTGTATATCTCCAATAAAATCGATTTTCATTCAAATCACTCCTATATAAAAAGGGAAAGCTTTGATGAAAGCTTTCCCTTTTTTACGTCTAGTTATTTCTGTGTTTCGAACATGTACGTTCTCGTTCGTGAGTGTATATTGAGTACGATACCTATCGCAATCATGTAAGCGAGCGTGGAGCTTCCGCCGTAGCTCAGAAACGGAAGCGGAAGGCCGGTAATTGGAACAAGACCGACAGACATTCCGATGTTTTGGAAAATTTGGTACGTGAACATCCCAATAAAACCAGCAGTTAAATAACTGCCGAATGGCTCATTGCTCTCTAAGCCTACTTGAATCATTCGATAAATAAGAATGAAGAACAAGAAAAGGACAACTGCTGAACCGATAAATCCATATTGCTCAGCGATGGCAGAAAAGATGTAATCGGTATGGCGTTCTGGAATAGATACCTGAAAATTAGACGCTCCCTTTCCAAGCAAAATGCCGGAGCCGATTGCCATCAAACCTAACCTATACTGATAACTGGAATCAGGGTATTTCTCTGGATAAAGCCAGCCGAGAAAACGGCTTTCCACATGCTTAAAGATTGTTTCTTGTAAGAAAGCGCCGACCTGATTAGGGAAAATAAACGCCAGCAAACCTACAATTGTTGCAATTCCAAGCACAACACCAAGAATCATCAGCAAAAGCCGCCAGCTAATACCTGATACCAAAATGGTAGCGCCGAGAATAGCGCATAATACTAGGAAACCACCAAGGTCAGGCTGTGAAGCAATTAATCCCATCGGCGGCAATGCGACAGCTAACAATTTGCCCAGCAGAATCAAATCGGTTTTGTTCGTTCGCATTGCATGTTTTTCATTATGGGACATAATTACATGAGCCAGGGCGATAACGACAAATACTTTAACAAATTCCGCTGGCTGCATCGAGCCGATACCAGGCAGGATAAACCAGCTTGTTGCGCCGTTTGCTTCATTGATAATGGCCGCTGGAAACTTGAAGAAGAGCATAAGCAGCATGACAATACCAATTCCATAAAATATCCACACAAGCTGGCGCAGACGGTCATAATCAAGCAACATCATAACGGTAATGACAATGGCGCCAAGCACGTACCATAAAATTTGTCTTGGCATATATTGTGTCTGAGCTGCAAGGCCTGATAAAGTGGGCTGCAGTTCATGTAACGTAAACGAAGAGACGATACCAAGCAATATCAAAACTAATATAATTGTTAGATCTAACCGAAATTTGTTAGAATTCATACACAAAACCTTTCTTTCGTTCCTTCCGCATCTCTAGCTGCTATAAAAGCGATTAGATTTTGCAAATGAGTGGAATATAATCTTGTTACAGTTTACAACAAAAATACGGATAAATTAAGTGAACACTATTAAAGTTTTTTAAACCTTTCAGGAAACGAGCGTTTATCCGTTGACAAATAACGGCACGTTGCATACTATTGATTTTTCTTGCAAGCGAGGAGGCTGGCTTATGGATCATCTAGAAAACCAAGAATTCTTACTATATCAGAATAAAATAAGGGAAGCACTAGCCAACCAGCAAATCGATCAATTTCGTGCAGAATACCTAGAACTGCACCCATATGATCAGGCTGCTGTTTTTGAAGAGCAGCCAGAAGAAGTTCGTAAACAAATCTATTCCTATCTTTCCCCTGAAGAAACAGCTGAGATAATGGAAAATGTAAATCAGGAAAATGCGGACGAATATTTCACGGAGATGTACTCACGCTACGCGGCCCAGGTACTGGCAGAGATGTCGGCCGATGATGCGGTTGATATATTAAAGGAAATGGACAAGAATAAGGTTGCTAGTTTCATTACAATAATGGAAAAAGAAGCTGCGGACGAAATTAAGCATCTTTTGCATTATGAAGACAAAACGGCAGGAAGTATTATGACGACAGAATTCGTTAGTGTCAGTGCCGCCGATACAGTAAGAGAAGCGATGCTGCATCTGCGTGCAGAAGCACCTGACGCAGAGACGATCTATTACACGTATGTTGTCGACATCGACAAAAAACTGGTCGGTGTCATTTCTTTGCGTAACTTAATTATTGCAGAAAAAGATTGGCTTATTTCGGAAGTGATGAGTGATCGTATTGTCAGTGTAGCAGTTGGAGATGACCAAGAACACGCTGCGCAGATGATGCGTGATTATGACTTCCTAGCACTTCCGGTAGTTGATTTTCAAGATCATATTCTTGGGATTATTACAGTCGATGATATTCTTGATGTTATGGAAGAGGAAGCAGATGAAGATTACAGCCGGCTAGCTGGTGTAAGTGATACCGAAAAAGGTGAAGATAGTGCCTTTGTGTCTGCGCGAAAACGACTTCCATGGCTTGTTGCACTTCTTTTCCTTGGTATGATTACGGCCAGCTTGATCAGCCGCTTTGAGTCAACGCTTAGCCAAGTTGCTATCCTTGCAAGCTTCATACCGCTCATAGGCGGTATGGGTGGTAATACAGGAACCCAAGCACTCGCAGTCGCAGTCCGCGGTATGGCAACAGGGGATATCGCCAAGCGCGGTAAGATGCGCATGGTGCTGCGTGAAGGTTTGACAGGTATGATGACCGGATTAAGCTGTGGTATCGTGATTACGATTGTCGTTGCGATATGGCAGAATAATATCTATCTTGGTTTACTTGTAGGGCTTTCCATTTTTGCTACTTTGATTATTGCCACATTAGCAGGAGCCATTATTCCGCTCCTTATGCACAAAATGAAGATAGATCCAGCGATTGCTTCGGGTCCCTTCATTACGACGATAAATGACATTATATCCATCTTGATTTATTTTGGGCTGGCAACAGCCTTTATGGGATTTATTACACAATAGAAAAAAGGAGGGTCCAGCATGGAGCACGAATCCATTCTTTCCCTAGTAGTAGTTATTCTAGCAGCATTCCTCACACCGATCTTAATGAATCGCCTGAAGCTCCGTGCGCTCCCGGTCGTTGTTGCAGAAATTATCGTTGGTATTATTATCGGCCAAAGCGGTTTTGATTTAGTGAATGAGAGCACGTGGCTGGAAACATTATCTACACTTGGTTTTATCTTTCTCATGTTTTTGAGCGGGTTGGAAATTGACTTTTCCATCTTCGCGAATAAGAAGAAAAAGAAAAAGGAAGGTCAGCCTACCCAATCTCCGTTTATCATCTCGGTTATTGTGTTCACAGGCATCCTTGTTTTATCTGTCGCATTATCTTATGCCTTCGTTCTAGCGGGCTTTATCGATAATGTCTTCCTAATGACACTTATCATTTCAACGATTTCATTAGGTGTTGTTGTTCCAACATTAAAAGAAGCACAAATGATGAAATCGACTTTTGGTCAAACGATCTTAATGATCGCAGTTATTGCGGATTTGTCCACAATGATCTTGCTCGCGGTGTTTGCCTCCATTTATGGACAAGAAGGCGGGAGCATGTGGCTATTGCTCATTCTGTTTGGCGTTGGGATCCTGCTTTATTTTATCGGGAAGGTCTTCCAAAAGCGATCCTTTGTTGAAACACTATCAAAGGGAACCGTCCAGATTGGTACAAGAGCAGTCTTTACATTAATTATCGTACTTGTAGCCGTATCTGAATCTGTAGGTGCTGAGAACATTTTAGGTGCTTTCTTAGCAGGTACACTCGTTTCCTTGCTATCGCCCAATCAGGAACTTGTCCATCAGCTGGACAGTTTTGGGTATGGCTTCTTGATCCCGATCTTCTTCGTAATGATCGGAGTAGAAATGGACTTACGCTCCTTGCTTACAGATCCACAAATATTAATGCTCATTCCGCTGCTTTTAGTTGCACTGCTCGTATCAAAAATCGTGCCAGTGCTGTATCTACGGCGGTGGTATGACTGGCGCTCGGTGATTAGTGCAGGTACAATTCTGACCTCTACGTTATCGCTGGTTATTGCTGCCGCTGCAATTGGCGAGCGGATCGGCGTTATTGACAGTAAGATGGAAGGTGCGCTTATTCTCGTAGCTGTTATCAGCTGTATTGTTACACCGTGGTTCTTCAAGCGATTTTATGTGCGTTATGTGGAAACAGAGAAGAAATATGATGTTGGATTTATTGGTGCAAACCAGCTGACAATGCCTTCTGTCCGCAATTTAGATGAGCGATATTATCGGACGCATTTGTATCATACGAAGCAGGACAAGCTTGATGAAAGTTTGGCACAATCCCGCTTTGACATCCGGGAGCTGGAAGATTACGATCCTGTAAAACTGGAAGCTCTCGGGGTGTTCGATGTTGATATCCTAGTTGTTTCAACTGGGGATGAAGAGAGAAATAAAGAACTCGCGCTTCATGCTAAAGAGCTTGGGGTCGAACGTGTTATTGCTCGTATTGAACAGCCCAAATTAAGCGATGAATTGAAAGAAAAAGATGTTGAAGTATTTTCTGTGCTGCTATCAACAAATGCGTTGTTTAAAGCGTTGATTGAAGCACCTAGTGTTGTCAATATTATGACGAACCAGGATAATGCGCTTTATCAAGTTTCTGTGCAAAATCCTGCTTATGATGGTGTGTCTCTGCGGCAGTTTCCGTTTCATGGGGACTTGATTATTGTCCGTATCTTCCGTGGGAAGGATTCTATCGTTCCGCATGGTGACACCGTGCTGCGGTTGGATGATATGCTTATCGTTACAGGTTCTGGTGAATATGTAGGAGATTTGCGAGAAGTATTAGAATAAGAAAAAAGGCTGTCTGCGGACAGTCTTTTTTTTATGCAATTATCTGGGCACCGACTTGCAGGCAGTTGCATACACTAGGTAGGAATCCTAATGCAGAGGAGGACAAAGCATGTCTAAAGGGAAAGTGCGACGCGAGCAGCCGCTGCTATTTATCTCCCAGCCAAAACTGGATTTGCCGAAAGCAGCCATGCAGCAAGCTTACCGAACAACGAAAGAAAAAAGAAAAGAAGAGGCAGCAGAAGCGTTACCAGAAGAAACAGCAGAAGAAATAACAGAAACAGCTGTACAGATGCAAAAAGAGGAGAAATCAGCAGAGCCGGAAGACCCGAAACAGAAAAAGAAGGGGAATTTTAAAGACCTGTCACTAATTGAGAAGATTGATTACTGCTTGAATCTTCCTTCCCAAATTCCGCGGATGAAGTGTGAAATTGTAACCGAGGAAACCAGTATTATTGGAATTATTATGGGGATAGAAGACGATGTTATTCAGGTGAAATCGGTACGCCGTCCATTTAAACGGGAAATTAAGTTAGCATCCATCAAGGATATCAAGCTGCTTGGATTTTAAGAAAAAAGTTCAATCTTGGATTTCAAGATTGAACTTTTTCTCTTTAGATAGCTGGTGTTGTTCCAGTATTTCCGCTGAAAGCAGAGATTGCTGGAAGCGTCGTAATGTGGCAGAAGCAGTGCAAGTCGACAGTGAAGCAAACGCCAGTTGCAGTCAAGTTTGCAACCGCCTGCACATCAATTGTATCTGGTGTAAGGTTTAAGTCTGCTGGATCGCGCAGCAATTCCAATACTGCACAGCCATCTTCGTATACTGTCTTCACACGGAAGTAGAAGCTCGCAACAAGCGGTCCAAGTGCTCCTGGTACAGCTCCTGGTACGACTCCAAGACCTCTAAACGGAGTGCCGTCCTGGTTGTAAAGAATAAATGGTACTGTATCAAAACCAGTTGATCCTCCCCAGTTGCCAAGAAGATCGTTAATGGATTGTTCCGCACTTGTTGCACAGCATTCTGTGTAGATATCCTTTTGTGCATTAGCGATTTCTTTTAGGATATCGATTACGCAGCCTGTGCCTTTTTCACATCCACAGCTCATGATGTTAACCCCTCTCGAAAAGATAAAGTAATGACGTATCGTCCTTAATAAGATATGGGATGCCCGGTGTTATGTGTGGGCGTTTGCCCTGATTGCTAAATAAGTTATTAGGTCATGATGGAATTGGGAAGTCCTTCTCTATAATAGGCATACTATGCACACCACCTGTTCCTTGCTAACATAGACTATTTCAGAATTGAGTTTAGGAAAAGGAGTGAAACATATGTCGGAAGAGAAAAAAGTGATTCACGTAAAAAACTTAGTCATCAAAGCAGATAAAGTGATTCTTGATACAGAAGACGTGAAAGAAGAAAAGCAAGATCATCACAGAAGACGTCAGCATGATCCCTTCTTTGGTCCTCACCGTAAAAGAGACGAAGAAAAAGAACATCATCATGATGAGAAGCATGATCATGAAGATAAAAAGGAAGACAACGAACATAAAGATACAGATAAAAGACGCCGGAATTTCTGGTTCTAAGTTAAAAAGCAGCCGCGGCTGCTTTTTTTTACGTTAATAAAGGAAGAAAAGGGGGAAAAGAAGAATACAAATACACGAGGAGGAGATGGCTATGACATGGGGAGTACCAGTACCAGGATATCAGTATATGGATTACCAAAATAGGCTTATAGGAATACGGAGGAGCCGTTATACAATTGAAAACGTCAATCCGGTAACACAAGATCAAACGCGAGACACTTTTGAGCAGCGGGTTCAGGACCGACTTGATTATCAAGCAACTTTGCCTCATACCAACAAAAAACAACCCGCAGAAAAAACACCCTTCGATCGCAAGTCATTCAGCTTGCTGACTGGCAAAGGGCGTCATTTTGATACGTATTGTTAACTATTAACGGTAAGCTTTTGTCAATAAACCATTAGCAGGGGTCCATTCCGCATAGGCTACATCTGCCACCTTATGAAAGCCTTGTTTTTTAATTTCTTGGTAAAGCCAATCCAATGTTTGCCCGCTATTGATCACATTATCTTTAATGATTTCTCCATCCAGGATGTAGGAGACAGGAAGCGGGTTGGCTTGTTCCGGCAAGTTTAAGTCATTCCTGGTTGGTGTTTGATAGGCGCTTTTCTTTAAGATACTCAACGTACCGTTTGCTTCAATAATGGCATAATCCACTTCCGCTATTGAAAATACATTGTTTGTTCGAAGCTGGTGCATCAGCTGGTTAAAATCCATTTTATTGGCTTTCATATCCTCGTAGCGGATTTCACCTTGGGAGATAATAACAGACGGCTTTCCTTCAAAAAATCCTCTAGTCCGTTTAAAGCGCTGCGTGATTTTTTCAATGACAATCATCAGCAGGCCCCACGTGATAATAGCAACTGCAATATGCGTTATGCCTGCTTCGGGATCGAATATAGCATTTCCGAACAATTCTCCGGCAGCAATAGCGGCGATAAAATCGAAAACTGTAATCTGGTTCATCTGTGTTTTTCCAAGTACTTTTGTTAACAGAAACAGACCAAGGAATCCGAAAATAACTTCTGCTATTATTTCTGCATACACATCCACGTTTCGTCACATCCCTTCGTAGAAAGCTTTCCCAAAGGACACAGGTGTATACAAAAAAGAGACTCCCGATTTGGAAGTCTCACAGTTGTTTGGTCATCGTTTTATGCGGAATACCCGCGTCCATAAATTCGTCGGAAACGACAGTGTAACCAAGTCGTTCGTAAAAAGGGATGGCTCTTGTTTGAGCATTGAGCTTTGCTTTATTCAAGCCGCGTTTTTTCGCTTCATCTTCCATTGCCCAGACAAGTTCATTACCATAATGATTACCACGAAATTTTTTGAGAATACAGATGCGTTCCAATTTAGCATAACCGTCGACGAAGCGCATGCGCGCAGCTGCCCCTGGCACATCTTCTTCATAACCGACGAAATGAATGCTCTCATTTTCTAATTCATCAATCTCAAGATCGGCGGGAACTTGCTGCTCTTCTACAAAGACGAGTGTTCTTACTTGAAAGGCATCTTGCTGTTGCAAACTATTTTCTGCTACCGATATCTTCATTAATTATTCCTCACCTAACGTAAATGATTCTTTAACTGTCCACTTGCCATCCGACTGCTGTTCTAATAAATGGAACTGCGTCACTTCTTCATGGAATTGGAAGGTCTTCAGCTTAAGTGTCCCGTGTAAGTCGGCGTATTCTCCATTAGACAGTTCTTGAGCGATGGTAATATGCGGAACAAAGTTATATTTTTTTTCTCCGTCGAAGAAGCCTTGATACAAACGCTTATGCAAGTTAACCAGCTCTTCCGTTTGAGACAACTTAAAATAAAGTGTATTGTGTGCTGGAGCAAATGTGCTCACTTTCTCAATGGTATAAGAGAAGGGAGCGGTATCACGTGCAATTCGTTTTAATTCACTGACAGCATCAATCAACTCATTCTCATTCAGCGTAAAGGGCTGCCTCACCTTTACATGAGGCTTAATAAGTGCATAAGCTGCGTCAAATCTTTTCCGGTACGAATTGGCTTCTTGCTGCACGTGCTCGGATGGGAAAAATGCTATCGTATAGTT from Terribacillus sp. DMT04 encodes the following:
- a CDS encoding 2'-5' RNA ligase family protein, encoding MNYTIAFFPSEHVQQEANSYRKRFDAAYALIKPHVKVRQPFTLNENELIDAVSELKRIARDTAPFSYTIEKVSTFAPAHNTLYFKLSQTEELVNLHKRLYQGFFDGEKKYNFVPHITIAQELSNGEYADLHGTLKLKTFQFHEEVTQFHLLEQQSDGKWTVKESFTLGEE
- a CDS encoding monovalent cation:proton antiporter family protein, with protein sequence MEHESILSLVVVILAAFLTPILMNRLKLRALPVVVAEIIVGIIIGQSGFDLVNESTWLETLSTLGFIFLMFLSGLEIDFSIFANKKKKKKEGQPTQSPFIISVIVFTGILVLSVALSYAFVLAGFIDNVFLMTLIISTISLGVVVPTLKEAQMMKSTFGQTILMIAVIADLSTMILLAVFASIYGQEGGSMWLLLILFGVGILLYFIGKVFQKRSFVETLSKGTVQIGTRAVFTLIIVLVAVSESVGAENILGAFLAGTLVSLLSPNQELVHQLDSFGYGFLIPIFFVMIGVEMDLRSLLTDPQILMLIPLLLVALLVSKIVPVLYLRRWYDWRSVISAGTILTSTLSLVIAAAAIGERIGVIDSKMEGALILVAVISCIVTPWFFKRFYVRYVETEKKYDVGFIGANQLTMPSVRNLDERYYRTHLYHTKQDKLDESLAQSRFDIRELEDYDPVKLEALGVFDVDILVVSTGDEERNKELALHAKELGVERVIARIEQPKLSDELKEKDVEVFSVLLSTNALFKALIEAPSVVNIMTNQDNALYQVSVQNPAYDGVSLRQFPFHGDLIIVRIFRGKDSIVPHGDTVLRLDDMLIVTGSGEYVGDLREVLE
- a CDS encoding CotO family spore coat protein — its product is MSKGKVRREQPLLFISQPKLDLPKAAMQQAYRTTKEKRKEEAAEALPEETAEEITETAVQMQKEEKSAEPEDPKQKKKGNFKDLSLIEKIDYCLNLPSQIPRMKCEIVTEETSIIGIIMGIEDDVIQVKSVRRPFKREIKLASIKDIKLLGF
- the mgtE gene encoding magnesium transporter, with the protein product MDHLENQEFLLYQNKIREALANQQIDQFRAEYLELHPYDQAAVFEEQPEEVRKQIYSYLSPEETAEIMENVNQENADEYFTEMYSRYAAQVLAEMSADDAVDILKEMDKNKVASFITIMEKEAADEIKHLLHYEDKTAGSIMTTEFVSVSAADTVREAMLHLRAEAPDAETIYYTYVVDIDKKLVGVISLRNLIIAEKDWLISEVMSDRIVSVAVGDDQEHAAQMMRDYDFLALPVVDFQDHILGIITVDDILDVMEEEADEDYSRLAGVSDTEKGEDSAFVSARKRLPWLVALLFLGMITASLISRFESTLSQVAILASFIPLIGGMGGNTGTQALAVAVRGMATGDIAKRGKMRMVLREGLTGMMTGLSCGIVITIVVAIWQNNIYLGLLVGLSIFATLIIATLAGAIIPLLMHKMKIDPAIASGPFITTINDIISILIYFGLATAFMGFITQ
- a CDS encoding GNAT family N-acetyltransferase, with product MKISVAENSLQQQDAFQVRTLVFVEEQQVPADLEIDELENESIHFVGYEEDVPGAAARMRFVDGYAKLERICILKKFRGNHYGNELVWAMEDEAKKRGLNKAKLNAQTRAIPFYERLGYTVVSDEFMDAGIPHKTMTKQL
- a CDS encoding DUF421 domain-containing protein; the encoded protein is MDVYAEIIAEVIFGFLGLFLLTKVLGKTQMNQITVFDFIAAIAAGELFGNAIFDPEAGITHIAVAIITWGLLMIVIEKITQRFKRTRGFFEGKPSVIISQGEIRYEDMKANKMDFNQLMHQLRTNNVFSIAEVDYAIIEANGTLSILKKSAYQTPTRNDLNLPEQANPLPVSYILDGEIIKDNVINSGQTLDWLYQEIKKQGFHKVADVAYAEWTPANGLLTKAYR
- a CDS encoding CotY/CotZ family spore coat protein, yielding MSCGCEKGTGCVIDILKEIANAQKDIYTECCATSAEQSINDLLGNWGGSTGFDTVPFILYNQDGTPFRGLGVVPGAVPGALGPLVASFYFRVKTVYEDGCAVLELLRDPADLNLTPDTIDVQAVANLTATGVCFTVDLHCFCHITTLPAISAFSGNTGTTPAI